The Nocardia terpenica nucleotide sequence GCAACCGCACCGACCGGTCCGGCTGCGGGTCCCAGCGGTACAGGTCGGAGGTGAGCGGGTGGAAGTCGGCCGGGTCGGGCTGGCGGGGATCGGTGACCTTGTGATTGACCACGATGACCGGGATGTAGCCGCCGCGGTCCGGGTCGAGCAGCAGGATCTCCGAACCGCCGCGGCGGCCGGTGTCGCCCTCCTGCGGCAGCAGCGCGCCCCAGATGCGCGGCGCGCCCGCGGCGCAGGCCCGCATGGTGGCCTCGGCCCGCGCGGCCGCGGGCTGTGCCGGGTCGACGACGACCCACCGGTCCGGGGCCGCGGCGACCAGCGTGTCGCGCACGCGGTCGCGGTGGGCCGCGGCGGCCTCGCGGCGCTGCTTGACCCCGGCGTCCTCGACGACGCCGCGCAGCACCTCCGGGTGGGTGGCCTCCAGGTGCAGCCGGTGGCGGCAGCCGATCAGCGCCCGGGCATCGATGAAGGCCACCCGATCGGATGCCGAATCGATTGCGGCGGAACCATTTTCGCTACCGATGCCCGCATATGGCGCGGCGGCGCGGCGATCGCCGCTCCCGCCGTCGTTTTCGCGACCGTTCCGGTCACCGCTGCCCGAGTACACGTAAAGCAGTATGGCCCCGACCCCCGACACCCCCGTGAACCGCATCGCACGGAACGATTCCGAATACATCAGGGAACGGTCGCGACGCTGCACCGAAGCAGTGGGCAATCGACACGGCGGCGGCCGAAACCGATATGGTTGCCCCGAACCGTGTGGCACGTGACGACGGAGGCTTCCCATGGGGTTGTTCACCAAGCGCAAGCGGCGCTCGGACCGCAAAGCCGAGGCGAAAGCCCTCAAGCACAAGGCCACCCTGGAGGCCAAACTGAGCGCGCGCAACGAGCGCAAGCGCGATCGCGCCGAGGCGCGCACCCGGCGCGATGTGGCCAAGCAGCAGGTCGCCACGCTGAAGGCCGAGGAGAAGGCCGCGCTGAAGCGGGCCGAGCGGGCCGAGCGAGAGCTGTTGTCCGCCGGTCAGATCAAGAAGTATCTGGGCGCGGCCCGGGTGCTCATCCCGGTGCTGGCGCCGCTGGCGTACCGGGCGGCGACCTTCATCCGCGGGCAGATCGACACCCGGCGGGCGCATCGACTCGGCATCGGGCTCGACCAGCTCGGCGACTTCTCCGGGCACGGCGCGCGGTTGCAGGCCCGCATCGCGGGCACCGAGGCCACGCTGGCCGATATCGAGAAGAAGGCCGCGGGCGACGCCGAGGCGCAGAAGTTCGCGTCCGCCACCCGCGACCGCCTGGACAGCCTGACCGCCGCCGTCCGCACCGCCGAGCAGATGCCCGCCGGGCGTCGGCGCGCCGTGCACGCCTCCATCTCCGACGAACTGTCCGGCGTCGAAGCCGACCTGCTCGCCCGCCTCGGCGTGCGCTGACCCGAGGACGACAATGCCCGCCGGGCCCAGCCGGATTCGCGGTGCCCTCGTCGGTGCGACCGTGGCCGCGCTGGCCGTCGCGGCACACGGGCCCACCGGCGGCTACCCGAATTCGACCGCGCTGACGCTGCTGGTCGCCGCCGCCGCGGCGACCGGGGCGCTGGCGAGCGCCCTGCCCGCGCCGCGCGGGATCGGCGGCCGCGCCGCGCTGTTCGCGACGGTGGCCGCCGGGCAGCTGTTCGGGCACCGGGCGCTGAGCGGGCTGGCCGGGCACGGGCATGAAACCGGCCGTGCGGCAAGCCTTTCCGTGCTGGGCGTGCGGATACCCGGGGGGTGGATGACGGTCGCGCACGTGCTCGCGGCGCTGGGTTGCGTGCTGCTGATCGTGGCCGCCGAACGGCTGTATTCCCTTGTGTCGCAGGCGGTTCGGACGGTAACCGGCCGCCTCCGGACGCCGCCGCCATCGGTCGGGATCGCTCGCCGAGGGGCGGGCGAGCGGCATTACGACTCGCACCACATCACCGCTCTCGGTTCGCGCGCACCACCGGTCCCGGCCTGACCCGCCGACCACTCCCCTCGACCGAGAAAGCAACTCACTCATGCCCACTGCGATTTCGCGCGCCCTGCTCACCGCGGGCGCCGCCGCCGGACTGGCGGTGCTGGCGACCGGCACCGCCGCCGCCCACGTCGTCGCCGACGCGCCCGGCGCCACCCAGGGCGGCTACGCGGTCGTCACCTTCCGGGTGCCGACCGAATCGGAGACCGCCGCCACCACCAAGCTGGCCGTCACCCTGCCCGGCCTGAGTTCGGCTCGCACCGAACCGATTCCGGGCTGGACCGCCAAGCTGGACAAGAACGACAAGAACCAGTACGTCACCGTCACCTGGACCGCCGACCCCGGCAACCCCGGCATCGCCCCCGGCCAGTTCCAGCGCTTCGCCCTGTCCGCGGGCCCGCTCCCCAAACAGCGGTCGGTAGGCTTCCCCGCCACCCAGACCTACAGCGACGGCAAGATCGTCACCTGGAACGAGCCGACGGGCCCCGACGGCAAGGAGCCGGAGAACCCCACGCCCACCCTCACCCTCGCCGCCACCACGGCCTCCGACAACCAAGCCGAGCCCACCGCCAGCCCCACCACCCACGACAGCGACAACACGGCCCGCTGGCTCGGCGGCATCGGCCTACTCCTCGGCGCCTTCGGCGCAGCCCTCGGCCTCGGCGCCCTCATCCGAAGCCGCCAATCATGACCCGCCACTCCCTCTCCCACCCCGGCGCACCCTCCCGCCGCTCCGGCCACCCCTCCCGCAATTCCATCTCGTCCTCTCGCAACCCGAGCGTGCCTTCCCCCGGCCCCGACGTGCTCTCCCCCCGCAGTCCCGGCGTACTCTCCCGCGGTCCCGGCATGCTCTCCCGCGGTCCCGGCGTACTCTCCCGCGGTCCCGGCGTACTCTCCCGCGGTCCCGGCGTACTCTCCCGCGGTCCCGGCATGCTCTCCCGCGGTCCCGGCGTACTCTCCCGCGGTCCCGGCATGCTCTCCCGCAGTCTCGGCGTACTCTCCCGCGGTCCCGACGCACCCTCCCGCGGTCCCGGCATGCTCTCCCGTGGTCCCGGCGCGCTTTTGGCCGGGATCATCGCAACCCTTGCTCTGCTCGGTGTTCTCCTTACCGTCGGGGCCGGGACGGCTGCTGCGCATTCGACGCCGGTGTCGTCCAGTCCGGCCGATGGGGCGCAGGTCGATTCGGGGCCGGGGCGGGCCAGTATTACGTTCAATGAGAATTTGCAGCCCAGTTTTCCGTCGCTGACCGTGGTGGGGCCGGACGGGAATTTGTGGAGCAAGGGGCAGCCCAGCGTTGATGGGCCGACGGTCAGCATCGAGGTGGGGGAGCTCGGGCCGGTGGGGAAATACACGATGGCGTATCGGGTGACGTCCGCGGACGGGCATCCGGTCAGTGGCACACGGACATTCACGCTGACGAAGCCGGGGACGGGGACGCCGGGGCCGAAGGCCAGCGCGGCGAGCAGTAGTTCCGGTGACGGCGGTGGCTCGGGTGGGGTGCCGCTGTGGGTGTTCATCGTGGGGGCGGTCGTGCTGTTCGGTGCGGGACTGGCGTTCGCGCTGTTCGGCGGGCGGAAGGGCCGTAAGCGGTCGTGAATCGGGTGACCGGCGGCACTGCGACCGCCCTGCGGTCGGCGCTGCTGCTGGTCGTGCCCGCGGGACTGGTCGGGGTCGCGGTCGGCTGGGCGCTGGCCGCGCCGGATCCGGTGCAGTCCGAGGCGCCGGTGCGCGCGCTCGCCGACTGCGCCGGGGCCACGGTGCTCGGGCTGGCCGCGCTGCCCCGACTGCACGAGCGGCTGCGCCCGGCGTGGCGGCTGCTGGCCCTGCTCGCCGGGCTCTGGCTGGTCACCGAGTTCGCGGTGCTCGTCTGCGAGGCGGCTCAGGTGGTGGGGGTGCCGGTGGGCAGGCTGCGGCCGGGGCCGTTCGGCGACTACCTCGTCCACATCAGCGGCGGTCAGGTGGGGATCGCGATCCTCGTCGCGACCGGCGCGGTCACCGGCTACTGCGCGCTGGCGTATCGGCGGCCCGACCGGGCGGCGGCCGACCTGGTGCTGGTGTTCGCGGCCGTGGCGCTGGTGCTGCGGCCGATCACCGGGCACATGTCGCAGCAGGCGTTCGGTTCGGTGCTGGCGGCGGTGCACGCGCTGGCCGCGGCCGGGTGGTTCGGGCTGCTGCTGGCGCTGGCGCTGGTGGTGCGCACCCGCGGCGAGTGGGCGGTGATCCTGCCCCGATATTCGGAATGGGCGCTGCCCGCGGTGCTCGCGGTGACGGTGACCGGGATCGTGAACGGGCTGGTCCGGCTGCACGGGCTGACGCCGCTGGTCGACACCGGCTACGGCCGCATCCTGCTGGCGAAGACGGTGCTGCTGGCCGGGCTGCTGGCGCTGGGCTGGTGGTGGCGGCGGTCCTGGGTGCCCGCGGCCGCCGAGCACCGGATGCCCGCCGACGCCTCGCTGCGCCGCGCGATCGTCGAGGTGGTGGCGATGGCGCTGGTGTTCGGTCTGGCGGCCGCCCTCTCGGTGACGGCGTAGCCTGCGGGCCGCCGGGCACCCGGTTACAGTGGCGCGCATGACCGAAGTGAAGATCGTGGCGGAGTGCGCCGCGTCGGCCGAGACCGCGTTCGCCTACGTCGACGACTACCGGAATCTGCCGAAGTTCATCACCGAGGTCCACGAATTCACCCCCTGCACCGACCGAACCGCGGGCCTGGGCGCGACCTTCGACGGCGCCATCAAACTCGGCCCGGTCCAACTGCATTCGCGCATCGAGATCGTGCGGTGGGAGCGGGACACGGCGTTCGGCGTGAAGTCGATCCAAGGATTCGAGATCGAGTCCACGTTCGTGTTCCACGCCGAGAGCGAGCACGCCTGCGTGGTGGATGCCATCGTGGACTACCGGGTGCCCGGCGGCCTCGCCGGAAAGGTGCTCGGCAAGACCATCGAACCGTTCGTGAAGATCGCGGTGAAGCACGCCACCCACAACCTGACCACCCAGATCGCCGAGTACCACCTGGCCCGGCAGGGCTGACCGACGTGCCCAACCGGACGAAACCGACGCTCCCGCAACGCATCGGCTACAGCTGCGGGCGCACCCTGCCGCCCGCCCTGGCCGACTGGGTGCGCGCGGATCTGATCGGCCCGGGCGCGACCCGCCGCTACCTGACCCGCATCCTCGTCCCGATCCTGCCGGTGCTGGCGCTGTTCCTGCTGATGCCCGGCCCGCTGTGGATGGGTCTGGCCATGATGGCGCTGCTCTACATCCCGCTGATCTACTTCACCGTCGCGCTGATGTACGTGTACCGGCGGCACCGGCTGATCAAGCACGGCCTCGACCCGGCCCTCGCCGACTCCGACGCCCGCGCCCGCGCCGCCGCCGACCGACTGGCCTACGAGCGGCGCCACAGGCGGGCGTGACGGCGATTCGGAGAAAGGTCTCAGCAACCGCACATCCGGTCCATGGCAAGCTTGCACGCGTGACCGAGTCAGCAAATCTAGTCGCCACGGCCGATCTCGCCGACGAGATCGGTCCGGACATTCGTAGCTGCGATACCCAGTTCCGGCAGTTCGGCGGCCGGGAGGCGTTCGCCGGGCGGATCGTCACCATTCGCTGTTTTCAGGACAACCTGCTGGTCAAGCAGACTCTGGGCGAGCCCGGCGCGGGCCGGGTGCTGGTGGTCGACGGCGGGGCCAGCGTGCACACCGCCCTGGTCGGCGACATCATCGCCGGGCGCGGCGTGACCAACGGCTGGGCCGGGGTGATCGTCAACGGCGCGGTCCGCGATTCGGCGATCCTGCGCACCCTGGACATCGGCATCAAGGCCCTGGGGACCAACCCGCGCAAGAGCACCCAGACCGGGTCCGGCGAGCGCGATGTGCCGGTGGAGTTCGGCGGGGTGAGTTTCGTTCCGGGCGAGATGGTCTACAGCGATCACGACGGGATCGTCGTCCGCGCCGAATGACACCGCCGCGGGACCGCTAGCCGCCGACCACCCGGACCCTGTGCCCGGCCAGGGCGACCACGTCCCCGGTGTGCAACTGGCGGCCGCGGCGCAGCTCGACCTCGTCGTTGACGCGCACCAGACCGGCGGCGATGACCGTTTTCGCCTCCGCTCCGGTGTCGATGAGGTTGGCCAGCTTCAGGAACTGCCCGAGCCGAATGACATCGTCCTCGATCGGCACATCGACTGGATCCGACATGGGGTACATCTTTACGTCCGCGGCCGCGGGGGCGCACGCCGCCCCCGGGACGCACGCCGCCGGCACCCGGCGAAAGGATCGAACATGATGGCGCGGCAAGCGAACTCGCCCGCCGACGTGCTGCCGTCCGAGAGCACCGGCCCGCACACTGGTTCGGTGACCTCCACGCAGGACCGGCAGCACCAGCGCACCGAGCACGGCAAACCACCGGCGCCCGGGGTGCCGCATCGCGGGCACGGGCGGCTGAGCGAGGTCCCGCACACCGTGGGCCTGGTGCTCGGCGTCTTCGCCACCCTGTGCGCGCTGTGGAGCATCTCCCCCGGCCTGCGGTTCATCACCCAGGTGCCGCGGCACTACATCGACAGCTACTACTTCGACGCGCCCGACACCAGCCTGGTCACCGCCCTGATGGTGGGCCTGCTGGCGGGCGCGATCGCCACCCGCAAGCGGATCGCCTGGTGGCTGCTGGTCGGCTATCTGGCCATGTTCGCGGTGGTCAACGCGTTCGACGTGGCCGACGAGCACGACCCGAACGCGTTGGCGGCGCTGGTGATTCACGTCGGCGTGATCGGCCTGCTGATCGCGGCCTGGCCGGAGTTCTACACCCAGGTCCGCCGCGGCGCGCTGTGGAAGGCGCTGGGCGTGCTGGTCGCCGGGGTGGCGGTGAGCTGGCTGCTGGGCTGGGGCCTGGTCGAGCTGTTCCCGGGAACGCTGCCGCGCGGCCCGGAGCGGCCGCTGTGGGCGGCGTCGCGGGTGGTGCCGGCGATCCTGTTCGGCCCGGACAATTTCGACGGTCACCCACCGCATTTCGTGAATCTGCTGCTCGGCCTGCTGGGCGCGGTGGCGCTGCTGGCGGCCGCGGTGGTGCTGTTCCGCTCGCAGCGCGCGTCGAACGCCCTGACGGGACTGGACGAATCGGCGCTGCGCGGCCTGCTGGAACGCTCCGATGTCGAGGATTCGCTGGGCTACTTCGCGACCCGCCGCGACAAGGCGGTGGTGTTCGCGCCCAGCGGCAAGGCCGCGGTCACCTATCGCGTGGAGCTGGGCGTGTGCCTGGCCTCGGGCGATCCGATCGGCGTGAAGGAGTCCTGGCCGCAGGCCATCGACGCGTGGTTGCGCCTGGCCGACCAGTACGGCTGGGCCCCGGCGGTGATGGGCGCGAGCGAACTCGGCGCGACCGCGTACCGGCGCGCGGGCCTGTCCGCGCTGCGCCTCGGCGACGAGGCGATCCTGGACACCCGCTCGTTCTCGCTGGCCGGACCGGAGATGAAACAGGTCCGCCAGGCCGCGAATCGGCTGCGCAAGCAGGGTTTCACCGTGCGCGTGCGGCGGCACTCCGAGCTGAGCGACGACGAGACCCGGCAGATGATCACCCGCGCCGACACCTGGCGCGACACCGAGACCGAGCGCGGCTTCTCGATGGCGCTGGGCCGGCTGGGCGATCCGTTCGACGGGAACTGCCTGCTGGTCGAGGCGGTCGACTCCGGGGGCCGGGTGTGGGGTCTGCTGTCGCTGGTGCCGTGGGGCCGGGCCGGGGTCTCGCTGGATCTCATGCGCCGCGATCCCAAGGGCCCCAACGGGATCATGGAGTTGATGATCTCGCAGCTGGCGCTGTCCTCCGAGCAGTACGGCATCACCCGGATCTCGCTGAACTTCGCGGTGTTCCGCTCGGTGTTCGAGGAGGGCTCGCGCATCGGCGCGGGCCCGGTGCTGCGGCTGTGGCGCAGCCTGCTGATGTTCTTCTCGCGCTGGTGGCAGCTCGAGGCGCTGTACCGGTCCAATGTGAAGTACCAGCCCAAGTGGGTACCGCGGTTCTTCATCTTCGAGGATCGCCGCCAGTTCCTGCGGGTCGCCATCGCCAGCGCCCTGGCCGAGGGCTTCCTGCCGCGCCTGGGCAAACAGCCGGACGCCATGACGCACACCGGTATCCGCTCGGCGGTGCCGCCCAGCATGACCGGCCTGCACGCCGACGGCAGCCCGCCGGACCTGCCGCCCGAGGAGCTGGAACCGGCCCAGCCGCGCCGCCCCGAACAGGTGCGGGTGCGGATGGACAAGGTGGCGCGGCTGGAGGCGGCCGGGGTGGACGCCTACCCCGTGGCCTATCCGCCGACCCATTCGGTGGCGGCCGCGCGGCGCTCCCCGAAGGGCACCACGGTGCGGGTGTGCGGGCGGCTGTTGCGGATTCGCGACTACGGCGGCGTCGCGTTCGCCGTGGTGCGGGACTGGTCCGCCGACATCCAGGTGGTCATCGACCGCGGCCGGGTGGGCGCGGACCGGGCCGCGGAGTTCGACGAATTCTTCGACCTGGGCGATCTGATCGAGATCAGCGGCCAGATCGGGCACAGCCGCCGCGGCGAGCTGTCGCTGCTGGCCCAGGACTGGCGGATGATCGGCAAGTGCCTGCATCCGCTGCCGGACAAGTGGCGGGGCCTGTCCGATCCGGAGGCCCGGGTGCGGCAGCGCTACGTCGACATGGCCATCAATGTCGACACCCGCGAGGTCCTGGCCAAGCGCAGCGCGGTGGTGCGCTCGCTGCGGGACTCGTTGAGCGACTGGGGTTTCCTCGAGGTCGAGACCCCGGTGCTGCAGCAGGTGCACGGCGGCGCCAACGCCGCGCCGTTCACCACCCACATCAACGCCTACGACCTGGATCTGTACCTGCGCATCGCGCCGGAGCTCTACCTCAAGCGGCTGTGCGTGGGCGGCATGGAGAAGGTGTTCGAGCTGGGCCGGGTGTTCCGCAACGAGGGCGTGGACTACAGCCACAACCCGGAGTTCACCATTCTGGAAGCCTATGAGGCGCACAGCGATTACAAGCGGATGATGCACGCCTGCCGGCAGCTGATCCAGAACGCCGCGATCGCCGCCAACGGGAAATGCGTTGCGCTGCGGCCTGGTCCGAACGGCGAGCCGCGGGAGGTGGACATCTCCGGCGACTGGCCGGTGAAGACGGTACACGGCGCCATCTCCGACGCGCTGGGCGAGACCATCGACCCCGACACCGGCGTGGAGCGGCTGCGGGTGCTGTGCGACAAGGCGGGCGTGCCCTACCAGTTCGGCTGGGACGCCGGGCAGATCGTGCTGGAGATGTACGAGCATCTGGTCGAGGAGCGCACCGAGGAGCCGACGTTCTACCTGGACTTCCCCACCTCCGTCTCGCCGCTGACCCGCGCCCACCGCAGCATCCCCGGCGTCGCCGAACGCTGGGACCTGGTGGCGTGGGGCGTCGAATTGGGCACCGCCTACAGCGAACTCACCAATCCGGTGGAGCAGCGCCGCCGCCTCACCGAGCAGTCCCTGCTGGCCGCGGGCGGCGATCCGGAGGCCATGGAGCTGGACGAGGACTTCCTGCACGCCCTGGAGTTCGCCATGCCCCCCACGGGCGGCCTCGGCGTGGGGGTGGACCGGGTGGTGATGCTGATTACCGGGCGCAGCATTCGGGAGACGCTGCCGTTCCCGTTGGTGAAGCCGAGGTGACTCAAAGAATATGAACCGCCGTGACTTCGCGCTCCAGGCCGTCCAATTCGGCGTCCGGGTCGTCGGCGGGCTTGCGTAACACCGCGATCGCGACGACCAGCGCCACCGCGACCAGGCCCGCACCGACGGCGAAGGCGAGGTGGAAGCCGCTGGTCAGCGCCTCCGGCTGCGGGACTCCGGCGGCGAGCTGATCCTTGGTGCGGCTGCCCGACAGGGTGGCCAGCACCGCCAGCCCGAGCGCGCCGCCGACCTGCATGGTGGTGTTGGCCAGGCCCGAGGCCATGCCCGCGTCCTTGGCCGGTACGCCCGACATGGCCAGGTTCATCAGCGCCGGGAACGCCAGTCCCGCACCGACACCGAACAGCACCATCACCGGGAACACGTGCACCCAGTAGTTGCCCGCCACCGGCGCCTGCGTGAACAGGCCAAGCCCGATCAGCACCAGCAGCAGCCCGGGAATCAGCGTGGTGCGCGCCCCGAACCGCATCACCAGTCGCTCCGAGTACCGCACCGACAGCGTGCCCATGATGACGGTGACCGGCAGGAACGCCAGGCCGATCCGCAGCGGCGCGAAGCCGAGCACCTTCTCCATGTACAGCGTGCCCAGGAAGAACATGCCGAACATGCCCGCGACGGTGACCACCTGGATGAGGTTCGCGCCGGAGACGTTGCGGGAGCGGAAGATCCGCAGCGGCATCAGCGGATGCCGGGTGCGTGCCTCCCAGCCGACGAACGCCGCCAGCAGCGCCAGCGCCAGCGCGCCCAGCAGCAGCGTGCGCCCCGCGGTCCAGCCCAGCTCGGCCGCCGGTTTGACGATGGTGAACACGCCCAGCATCAGCGCGCCGGTAATGAGCACCGCGCCCGGGACATCGGTCCCGTCGGTCAGCCCCGCGCCCTTGTCGTTGTGGAGGACGCGCAGCGCGCCGATCCCGATGGCGATGCCGATGGGGATGTTGATCGCGAAGATCCAGTGCCAGCTGAGCTCGGTGAGCACGCCACCGGCGAGCAGCCCGACCGCCCCGCCCGCCGAGGCCACGAACGCGTACACGCCGATGGCCCTGGCCTGCTCGCGCGGCTCCGGGAACATCGCCACGATCATGCCCAGCACCACCGCCATGGTCATCGCGCCACCCGCGCCCTGGAGAAAGCGCGCCGCGATGAGCATCGCCTGACTGCCCGCGATCCCGCACAGCGCCGAGGCCCCGGTGAATACCACCAACCCGCACAGGAACATTCGCCGCCGCCCGATCAGATCGCCGAGCCGCCCCGCCAGCAGCAGCAGGCCCCCGAACGCGATCAGATAGGCGTTGACCACCCACGCCAGCCCGGCCTGGGAGAAGCCCAGATCGTCCTGGATGGCGGGCAGCGCGACATTGACGATGGTGGCATCCAGCACGATCATCAGGGCGCCCCCGCACAGCAGATACAGCGCGGCCCAGCGACTCCTACCCATGACTTTCCTCCCGATGGTCGAACCGGGCACGCTATCGGCCGCTCTCCGCCGGAACAACCCAATTTCCACGCGCCTCGCCTGTACTGACGAAGTCGTCCCCACCGATTAATCGGTTCCACCCCACACTGTCTGTCGCCTCACCCTCCGCCGTAATCCCGGCAACCATCACCGTCTGGTCCCGGCAGCCATCACCGTCTGGTCCCGGCAGCCATCACCGTCTGGTCCCGGCATGCTTTTGGCCGGGACCCCACCCCATACGGCACAGTGGAACCGTGCAGCTCGTCCTGGTCCGTCACGCCCAACCGCGGCGGGAGTTCACCACCACCGGCCCGGCCGATCCCGATCTCACCGATCTGGGGATCGAGCAGGCCGCGCGCGTTCCGGCCGCCCTGACCCGGCTCGAGGTGGCCGGGCATCGCATCACGCGCGTGGTGAGCAGCCCGCAGCGCCGCGCGCGCGAAACCGCCGGGCCGACGGCCGACAAGCTCGATCTCCCTCTCGACATCCATCCCGGCCTCGCCGAATACGATGCCGATCTCCGCCTGTACATCCCGATCGAGGACGCCAAGCAGCAGTTACGCGCCACCTACGAGCGGATCAAGGCCGGATACCTGCCCGAGCAGATCGACGGCCCCGCCTTCGTCGACCGCGTGCGCGCCGCCGTCGACGAGATCACCGCCGCCGCAGGCCATTCCGATACCGTCGTCGCCTTCGCGCACGGCGGCGTGATCAATGTGCTGCTGCAGGACGTGCTGGACCTGGACCGCCCGCTCACCTTCCCGATCGACTACTGTTCGATCACGCGAATCCTCTACTCGCGCACCGGCCGCCGCACCGCGGCCACCGTCAACGAGAACGGCCACGTGTGGGATCTGTTGCCCCGCAACCTCGCCGCCGACTGATATTCCCAGCCGATTACCAGGGCGACCGCATTGCCGTCACAGCGGCGCATCGTTCGATGGGACCTCGTGAGCCGCCGTGCGGCGCGACTCACGGTCCGAGAGAAAGGTAGTCCGTTGGTCTCCTCGAGGAAGTCCCGCCTGGCCGTCCGGTTCGCCGCTGCGGTCGCGCTCGCCGTGATTCCGCTCGCGGCGGTGGCCGCTCCGGCACTGGCCGACACCCCCGCTCCGTCCGGTACGGCCGTGGACTGGGACGGCTGGCATCACCACCACCATCACCACGGGTGGCAGGGCGGCGGGTGGCCCGGCGATGGTTGGCAGGGCGGGCCCGGACCGATCTGGCCCGGCGGCCCGGATCTGCCGTCGACCGGCTCGGCGTAGAAAACGAGGGCCACTCCCCGCGCCAGGGAGTGGCCCTCGTTGTGTCCGTGCCGATTACGACATGCCCGCGATCCAGTGGTGCATCCACTGGACGGCCGTCTCTCCGCCGCCGACGTTGTAGAAGCCGTAGGAGGTGTGCGCCCCCGACCCGTAGAACTGCTCGAGCTGCTTGACCCGATCCTTGTTGGCATCGTCGGTGAGCTGCGACTGCAGGGTCGGAATGCCGCCGTGCGACATCAGATCGCCGATGATCGACCCGGCCTCGAGCTGGTAGCGCCACAGGTTCGCGACGTTCGCGCCCGACGCCTGGGCCAGGA carries:
- a CDS encoding MFS transporter produces the protein MGRSRWAALYLLCGGALMIVLDATIVNVALPAIQDDLGFSQAGLAWVVNAYLIAFGGLLLLAGRLGDLIGRRRMFLCGLVVFTGASALCGIAGSQAMLIAARFLQGAGGAMTMAVVLGMIVAMFPEPREQARAIGVYAFVASAGGAVGLLAGGVLTELSWHWIFAINIPIGIAIGIGALRVLHNDKGAGLTDGTDVPGAVLITGALMLGVFTIVKPAAELGWTAGRTLLLGALALALLAAFVGWEARTRHPLMPLRIFRSRNVSGANLIQVVTVAGMFGMFFLGTLYMEKVLGFAPLRIGLAFLPVTVIMGTLSVRYSERLVMRFGARTTLIPGLLLVLIGLGLFTQAPVAGNYWVHVFPVMVLFGVGAGLAFPALMNLAMSGVPAKDAGMASGLANTTMQVGGALGLAVLATLSGSRTKDQLAAGVPQPEALTSGFHLAFAVGAGLVAVALVVAIAVLRKPADDPDAELDGLEREVTAVHIL
- a CDS encoding histidine phosphatase family protein, with the translated sequence MQLVLVRHAQPRREFTTTGPADPDLTDLGIEQAARVPAALTRLEVAGHRITRVVSSPQRRARETAGPTADKLDLPLDIHPGLAEYDADLRLYIPIEDAKQQLRATYERIKAGYLPEQIDGPAFVDRVRAAVDEITAAAGHSDTVVAFAHGGVINVLLQDVLDLDRPLTFPIDYCSITRILYSRTGRRTAATVNENGHVWDLLPRNLAAD